Proteins encoded by one window of Synechococcus sp. WH 7805:
- a CDS encoding gamma carbonic anhydrase family protein: protein MTEPTGPLNAVFSSPRVDPGAWVADSAVVMGDVQISAAASLWPMAVARGDLAPIAIGSGSNVQDGAVLHGDPGAPVIIGSDVTVGHRAVVHGATLEDGCLIGIGAIVLNGVTVGRGALVAAGAVVTRDVPAGSLVAGVPAQVKRQQDEDALDAQREHARRYAELARTWQQMLQIQTH, encoded by the coding sequence ATGACTGAACCGACCGGCCCCCTGAACGCAGTCTTTTCCTCCCCCCGGGTCGATCCAGGCGCATGGGTGGCTGATAGTGCTGTTGTGATGGGTGATGTCCAGATTTCCGCTGCTGCAAGCCTCTGGCCGATGGCTGTCGCGCGTGGAGATCTGGCACCGATCGCCATCGGATCGGGCAGCAATGTTCAGGATGGAGCCGTTCTGCACGGTGATCCGGGAGCACCCGTCATCATCGGCAGCGACGTCACTGTCGGGCACAGAGCCGTCGTCCACGGCGCCACCCTTGAAGATGGGTGTCTGATCGGCATCGGTGCCATCGTCCTCAATGGCGTCACCGTGGGCCGTGGTGCCCTTGTGGCTGCGGGTGCCGTGGTCACGCGAGATGTTCCGGCGGGGAGCCTTGTTGCTGGTGTGCCGGCGCAGGTCAAGCGTCAGCAGGATGAAGACGCACTTGATGCTCAGAGGGAGCATGCACGCCGGTATGCCGAACTGGCGCGCACTTGGCAGCAAATGCTGCAAATCCAAACGCATTGA
- a CDS encoding BolA family protein, with the protein MVQPDAVGAAIRSALPDAKVSVEDLTGGGDHLQVSVVSEAFEGLNRIRQHQLVYKALKEELKSEAIHALALNTSTPE; encoded by the coding sequence ATGGTTCAGCCAGATGCAGTTGGCGCTGCCATACGCAGTGCCTTGCCTGATGCCAAGGTCAGCGTGGAAGATCTCACCGGTGGCGGTGACCACCTTCAGGTGAGTGTGGTGTCTGAAGCGTTTGAAGGTCTCAATCGCATTCGTCAGCACCAGCTGGTCTACAAAGCTCTGAAGGAGGAACTGAAAAGCGAAGCGATCCACGCTTTGGCTCTTAACACCTCTACGCCAGAGTGA
- a CDS encoding MgPME-cyclase complex family protein — MTTYHFVAASERFLTEEEPLEEVLKERRRHYAEEGREIDFWLVRRPAFLSSPELSVVKKEVPEPSAAVVSTDATFITFMKLRLEFVLEGRFEAPTNTIPDPLASLS, encoded by the coding sequence ATGACCACTTATCACTTCGTCGCTGCCAGCGAGCGTTTCCTCACTGAGGAGGAGCCTCTTGAAGAGGTGCTGAAGGAGCGCAGACGTCATTACGCCGAGGAAGGACGAGAGATCGATTTCTGGCTGGTGCGCAGACCAGCTTTTCTGAGCAGTCCGGAACTCTCAGTGGTCAAGAAGGAGGTCCCTGAGCCCTCTGCGGCTGTGGTGTCCACCGACGCAACGTTCATCACATTTATGAAGTTGCGTCTTGAATTTGTGCTTGAAGGTCGTTTTGAGGCTCCCACCAACACCATCCCAGATCCCCTGGCCTCCCTGAGCTGA
- a CDS encoding DUF6761 family protein: MTSLQHPEAIRHFQSLCDACQELTSRFHGPSELRLYADGYLHALRRTGSLDTRELAKLEALVERWIMDPSSFIGPDGDLRTLYQHPQQY; this comes from the coding sequence ATGACATCCCTTCAGCATCCGGAAGCTATTCGTCACTTCCAATCGCTGTGTGATGCCTGTCAGGAACTGACCAGTCGCTTCCATGGCCCTTCTGAACTGCGTCTCTACGCAGATGGTTATTTGCATGCTCTCAGACGAACGGGCAGTCTCGATACCAGAGAGCTTGCCAAGCTCGAGGCGCTGGTCGAACGCTGGATCATGGACCCATCAAGTTTCATTGGTCCTGATGGTGATCTACGTACGCTCTACCAGCATCCTCAGCAATATTGA
- the crtH gene encoding carotenoid isomerase: MASSTKPNWDVIVIGSGIGGLVTASQLAAKGAKTLVLERYVIPGGSGGSFRRDGYTFDVGASMIFGFGEHGHTNLLTRALADVGQSCDTVPDPVQLEYHLPDGLTMQVDRDYGGFIARMAARFPHEAKGIRAFYDTCWQVFRCLDAMPLLSLEDPAYLAKVFFRAPLACLGLARWLPFNVGDVARQHIRDEELLRLIDMECFCWSVMPADRTPMINAGMVFSDRHAGGINYPKGGVGTIAEKLVAGLESHGGEIRYRSRVTDVIIEDRQAVGVRLADGQELFARRVVSNATRWDTFAGDGSPSATLVDSGNTPVAEATWRRRYQPSSSFLSLHLGVRAGVIPEGMHCHHLLLENWNELESEQGVIFVSIPSLLDPSLAPEGRHIVHTFTMSEISAWSGLTPAQYKAKKAADSARMIQRLESILPNLGASIELKEVGTPRTHRRFLGRMGGSYGPIPSMRLPGLLPMPFNRTGLKGLYCVGDSCFPGQGLNAVAFSGYACSHRIGADLGLNAWALPA, translated from the coding sequence GTGGCCTCGAGCACCAAGCCGAACTGGGATGTGATCGTGATCGGCTCGGGGATTGGTGGTCTGGTGACTGCCTCTCAGCTGGCTGCCAAAGGGGCGAAGACGCTGGTGCTCGAGCGCTACGTGATTCCTGGTGGGTCGGGCGGGAGTTTCAGGAGGGATGGATACACCTTTGATGTGGGTGCCTCGATGATTTTCGGGTTCGGAGAGCACGGCCATACCAATCTGCTGACTCGGGCCTTGGCTGATGTAGGTCAGAGCTGTGACACGGTGCCGGACCCCGTGCAGCTTGAATACCACCTGCCTGACGGTCTCACCATGCAGGTGGACCGTGATTACGGCGGATTCATTGCTCGCATGGCGGCTCGCTTTCCTCACGAGGCCAAGGGCATCCGTGCGTTTTATGACACCTGCTGGCAGGTGTTTCGTTGTCTTGATGCCATGCCGCTGTTGTCCCTCGAGGATCCGGCTTATCTGGCCAAGGTGTTTTTCCGTGCTCCCCTGGCCTGTCTTGGTTTGGCTCGCTGGCTTCCTTTCAACGTCGGAGATGTGGCACGTCAGCACATCCGCGATGAGGAGCTTCTGCGTTTGATTGACATGGAATGCTTCTGCTGGTCGGTGATGCCAGCCGACCGCACACCAATGATCAATGCGGGCATGGTGTTTTCCGATCGTCACGCCGGTGGAATTAATTACCCGAAGGGAGGCGTCGGCACGATCGCCGAGAAACTGGTTGCTGGCCTCGAGAGCCATGGCGGTGAGATTCGCTATCGCTCCAGAGTCACTGACGTCATCATCGAAGACCGGCAAGCCGTGGGTGTTCGCCTCGCCGATGGACAGGAACTTTTTGCCCGCCGCGTGGTGAGCAACGCCACCCGCTGGGACACCTTTGCGGGGGATGGCTCTCCTTCTGCAACCCTCGTGGATTCAGGCAATACTCCCGTCGCGGAAGCAACCTGGCGTCGCCGCTACCAACCTTCGAGTTCATTTCTGTCGTTGCATCTCGGCGTCAGGGCCGGCGTCATTCCAGAGGGGATGCACTGCCATCACCTCCTCCTTGAAAACTGGAATGAGCTCGAGTCTGAACAGGGGGTGATCTTTGTTTCGATTCCCAGCTTGCTTGACCCGTCTCTGGCTCCTGAAGGTCGCCACATCGTGCATACCTTCACGATGAGTGAGATTTCCGCCTGGTCTGGACTGACTCCCGCGCAGTACAAGGCCAAGAAAGCGGCCGATTCCGCACGGATGATTCAACGTTTGGAATCGATTTTGCCGAACCTTGGTGCCTCTATCGAACTCAAGGAGGTGGGGACACCTCGCACCCATCGCCGTTTCCTCGGGCGAATGGGAGGTAGCTATGGCCCGATTCCATCCATGCGCCTGCCGGGATTGCTGCCGATGCCGTTCAACCGAACCGGTTTGAAAGGGTTGTACTGCGTGGGTGACTCCTGTTTTCCTGGACAGGGTCTCAATGCGGTGGCGTTCAGTGGCTATGCCTGCAGCCATCGCATCGGCGCCGATCTAGGCCTAAACGCCTGGGCGTTGCCGGCTTAG
- a CDS encoding response regulator transcription factor, which produces MTPLSRDLLTNGSGLAPVQQNPAPSTPAREPARVLVVEPHPTLRTVLVQRLRQDGHLTAAVASSAEAIELCQDQSPDLLISAEILEKSSALRLGQQLRCPVIVLTARNGAEPVVGLLDDGADDVLRKPFGLEELAARCRTLLKRERSGLQERVKVGPLEVHLLLRQVTLSEKPVELSPREFALLCALLMPPGMVRSRQELLRMAWPPFSGGPRSVDTQVLTLRRKLEQAGLGDGGGITTVRQQGYRFSLDNLLE; this is translated from the coding sequence GTGACTCCTCTTTCCCGAGATCTGCTCACTAACGGATCCGGACTGGCGCCGGTCCAGCAGAACCCAGCTCCAAGCACCCCGGCACGTGAACCAGCGCGCGTGCTTGTGGTTGAACCCCATCCAACCCTTCGAACCGTTCTCGTGCAGCGCCTGCGTCAGGACGGGCACCTCACGGCGGCCGTGGCCTCATCAGCTGAAGCCATTGAACTGTGTCAGGACCAATCACCCGATCTGCTGATCAGCGCAGAGATCCTGGAAAAGAGCTCGGCATTACGCCTCGGCCAGCAGCTGCGATGCCCTGTGATCGTTCTCACGGCTCGCAACGGTGCGGAACCCGTTGTGGGCCTGCTCGATGACGGTGCAGATGATGTACTCCGCAAGCCGTTCGGCTTGGAGGAGCTCGCTGCACGTTGCCGGACCCTCTTGAAACGGGAACGCAGTGGCCTCCAGGAACGGGTCAAAGTTGGTCCCCTCGAGGTGCATCTTCTGCTTCGTCAGGTGACTTTGAGCGAAAAACCTGTTGAACTGAGTCCTCGCGAATTTGCTCTCCTCTGTGCACTGCTGATGCCTCCTGGCATGGTGCGCAGTCGGCAAGAATTGCTGAGAATGGCGTGGCCACCGTTCAGCGGGGGTCCACGGTCAGTCGATACCCAGGTTTTAACTCTGAGGCGAAAGCTTGAGCAAGCTGGCCTGGGTGATGGCGGAGGAATTACAACTGTTCGCCAGCAAGGTTATCGTTTCAGCCTTGATAACCTGCTGGAATAG
- a CDS encoding cation transporter produces MSPVRPEDRLIERRSLKIGVIASAVMAAAGIGVHVISGSYAVLLDGLYSAVMVGSGLVAARISRNVVRPPDRAYPYGYDGQEALYVLFRSLVLIGVLSFAAVSAFSTIVDYANGTPVMAVRLGPVAFYSLAMVVICWGLAWRHQHDWVMAGRHSRILLTEAKAARVDGLISGLTGLALLGTPLLQGSVLAVLIPIVDSVLVLVVSVAVLREPLEGFLTALGQAAGMSAESDLIRSTRLALEDLLAGLSCWLLDLTVYEMGRTAFVVVYLNPNQPMDGAAIDVIRDRIQERCRDLLARPVRTEVILTAISPFSASSAS; encoded by the coding sequence ATGTCGCCTGTCCGGCCTGAAGACCGACTAATTGAACGTCGGTCCCTGAAAATCGGGGTGATCGCCAGCGCTGTGATGGCCGCAGCCGGGATCGGTGTCCACGTGATTTCCGGATCTTATGCCGTGCTCCTTGATGGTCTGTATTCCGCGGTGATGGTGGGATCAGGACTGGTCGCAGCACGGATCAGCCGCAATGTGGTGCGTCCCCCCGATCGGGCCTATCCCTATGGATACGACGGTCAGGAAGCGTTGTATGTGCTGTTCCGTTCTCTTGTCTTGATCGGTGTGTTGTCATTTGCCGCTGTTTCGGCATTCAGCACAATTGTTGATTACGCCAACGGCACTCCCGTCATGGCCGTTCGCCTCGGTCCTGTGGCGTTCTATTCCCTGGCCATGGTGGTGATCTGCTGGGGCCTGGCCTGGCGTCACCAACATGACTGGGTGATGGCAGGTCGCCACTCCCGGATCCTTCTCACTGAGGCGAAGGCTGCGCGCGTGGATGGGTTGATCAGTGGGTTGACAGGGCTCGCCTTGCTGGGGACGCCTCTGCTTCAGGGCTCAGTGCTGGCCGTACTGATACCGATCGTGGATTCAGTCCTTGTGTTGGTCGTGAGTGTTGCGGTGCTGCGCGAACCACTGGAGGGATTTCTGACTGCGCTCGGCCAGGCCGCTGGAATGTCGGCTGAATCCGATCTGATCCGCAGCACACGACTGGCTTTGGAGGATCTTCTTGCTGGACTGTCGTGCTGGTTGCTCGATCTCACGGTGTACGAGATGGGGCGCACTGCCTTTGTTGTGGTGTACCTCAATCCAAACCAACCCATGGATGGTGCTGCCATCGATGTGATTCGCGACCGGATCCAGGAACGCTGTCGTGACTTGCTGGCCAGACCTGTTCGGACGGAGGTGATTCTTACCGCCATTTCTCCCTTCTCAGCAAGCAGCGCCTCCTAG
- a CDS encoding 1-acyl-sn-glycerol-3-phosphate acyltransferase gives MPSSLATRASALETGINPFWAPLAMVVTQDFALRGFFRERIVLGRHHLPMQGPVLLAPTHRARWDALMLPMAAGRRVTGRDCRFMVTRTEMAGLQGWFLQRLGCFAVDQDKPSLTTLRFALDLLANDQQLVVFPEGRINRDDEPIVVEQGLVRLAQLALRQGVQVPVVPVGLAYNPNRPAPFSQAAICFEEVLKISGRGKEETEHFNQLLVKGMKAAEQAARMAVGRPMECL, from the coding sequence GTGCCCAGCAGCCTGGCAACACGAGCTTCCGCCCTTGAAACGGGTATCAACCCTTTTTGGGCGCCTTTGGCCATGGTGGTCACGCAAGATTTCGCGCTGCGCGGATTTTTTCGAGAAAGAATCGTGCTTGGACGCCACCATCTGCCGATGCAGGGCCCAGTCCTTCTGGCCCCCACCCATCGCGCCCGATGGGACGCATTGATGCTTCCGATGGCAGCCGGTCGTCGCGTCACTGGACGGGACTGTCGATTCATGGTGACGCGCACGGAAATGGCAGGGCTCCAGGGATGGTTCCTACAACGACTGGGGTGCTTCGCCGTTGACCAGGACAAGCCATCCCTGACAACACTCCGTTTTGCGCTGGATCTGCTGGCGAACGATCAACAATTGGTTGTTTTTCCGGAAGGACGCATCAATCGTGATGACGAGCCGATCGTGGTGGAACAAGGGTTAGTACGCCTAGCTCAGCTCGCCCTAAGACAAGGGGTGCAGGTTCCTGTGGTTCCTGTTGGTTTGGCGTACAACCCGAACCGACCGGCCCCCTTCAGTCAGGCTGCCATCTGTTTTGAGGAGGTGCTGAAGATTTCAGGCCGGGGCAAAGAAGAGACCGAGCATTTCAACCAATTGCTTGTGAAGGGCATGAAGGCGGCTGAACAAGCGGCAAGGATGGCCGTTGGACGACCTATGGAATGCCTTTAA
- the grxD gene encoding Grx4 family monothiol glutaredoxin: protein MDAQTKTRIETLINSSPVFVFMKGTKLMPQCGFSNNVVQILNALGIGFETFDVLTDMEIRQGIKDFSDWPTIPQVYVKGEFMGGSDILIEMYNNGELKDKLEIALAS from the coding sequence ATGGATGCTCAAACCAAGACCCGTATCGAAACTCTCATCAATTCCAGCCCAGTGTTCGTCTTTATGAAGGGCACGAAATTAATGCCCCAGTGCGGATTCTCGAACAACGTAGTGCAAATCCTCAATGCACTCGGAATCGGCTTTGAAACGTTTGACGTTCTCACTGACATGGAAATTCGCCAAGGAATCAAAGACTTTTCCGATTGGCCGACGATTCCTCAGGTTTATGTGAAAGGTGAATTTATGGGCGGTTCAGATATCCTGATCGAGATGTATAACAACGGTGAGCTGAAAGATAAACTGGAGATCGCACTCGCTAGCTGA
- a CDS encoding septal ring lytic transglycosylase RlpA family protein, with amino-acid sequence MKGRATWYGPGYYGRKTASGDVLKKGTMTAAHSSLPLGTEVKVTRVDTNESVTVVINDRKPYKKGTVIDLAHGAADALDIDEDGTASVIVEVIN; translated from the coding sequence ATGAAAGGGAGAGCCACTTGGTATGGCCCGGGGTATTACGGCCGCAAAACCGCAAGCGGTGACGTACTCAAAAAGGGAACAATGACGGCGGCTCACAGCAGCTTGCCGCTGGGCACTGAGGTAAAAGTCACCAGAGTCGACACCAATGAAAGCGTGACGGTGGTGATCAACGACCGCAAGCCATACAAAAAGGGGACGGTGATTGACCTGGCCCACGGTGCAGCCGATGCCCTCGACATCGATGAAGACGGCACAGCCAGCGTCATCGTTGAGGTGATCAACTGA
- a CDS encoding cell wall metabolism sensor histidine kinase WalK produces the protein MPAEGSATPQSETSALVSQLRQSLGLLRVAFDATGEAMLIVDSERQVRWVNQTAAELWGGGLPLRVIGKRLEALICLRHLDQRLLPLTDSHHPLNQSRLGEGQASLLVQAISSLESSQSDVLQRMVSWRPITEMGGVFTLLIFRDLEPLEKSLQQQRAFINSLAHELRTPLAILSGSLRRLDRKSPLAAPLDRALNNAIDETKRMAALVDKLLLLSELDTDRFNWNLKRAPLDQFLDQWLNSLVADDRSKVHMHWPSTPSNCLMEFDQLAVNRIFDSLLGNSLRFGGSDVTFTINVVVNSSFVDLSFSDNGPGIPDDQDVSALFERFSRLEAHRTLGEGDGCGLGLSVVKSLVEGMRGEVLFEGESPAAGASKPFKVNLRFPIVKTISGEHVVQVDVDPKVQEDVQTDQV, from the coding sequence ATGCCTGCTGAAGGATCCGCGACACCGCAGAGCGAGACTTCTGCACTCGTCTCCCAGCTGAGACAGTCACTCGGTTTGCTGAGGGTGGCCTTCGATGCCACGGGTGAAGCCATGCTGATCGTTGATTCCGAGCGCCAGGTGCGCTGGGTGAATCAGACAGCCGCTGAACTTTGGGGGGGCGGTCTTCCTTTGCGCGTGATTGGTAAGCGCTTGGAAGCCCTGATTTGCTTACGCCATCTGGATCAACGGTTGCTTCCGTTGACTGATTCTCACCATCCTCTCAATCAATCTCGTCTGGGTGAAGGGCAGGCCTCCTTGTTGGTTCAGGCGATTTCGTCCCTTGAAAGCAGCCAATCGGATGTCCTTCAACGCATGGTGTCTTGGCGGCCAATCACCGAAATGGGCGGTGTCTTCACACTGCTGATCTTCAGAGATCTTGAGCCACTTGAAAAGTCGCTCCAACAGCAACGTGCCTTCATCAACTCCTTGGCTCATGAGTTGCGAACTCCTCTTGCCATTCTCTCTGGAAGTTTGCGTCGCCTCGATCGGAAGAGTCCATTGGCGGCCCCCCTGGACAGAGCTCTGAACAATGCCATCGATGAAACCAAGCGAATGGCCGCTCTCGTTGACAAACTACTGCTTCTTTCAGAACTGGATACTGATCGCTTTAATTGGAATCTCAAGCGTGCGCCACTGGATCAATTTCTTGATCAATGGTTGAACTCGCTTGTCGCAGATGATCGATCGAAAGTTCATATGCATTGGCCAAGTACTCCTTCAAATTGCTTGATGGAGTTTGATCAGCTTGCGGTGAATCGAATCTTTGACTCTCTTCTCGGCAATAGCTTGAGGTTTGGTGGATCTGACGTCACGTTCACGATCAACGTTGTCGTCAACTCATCTTTCGTCGATCTGAGTTTTTCCGATAATGGCCCCGGGATTCCTGATGATCAAGACGTCAGCGCGCTATTTGAGCGTTTCAGCAGGCTAGAGGCTCACCGAACCCTTGGAGAAGGTGATGGTTGCGGCCTTGGCTTGTCTGTTGTGAAGAGTCTTGTCGAAGGGATGCGGGGGGAGGTTCTGTTTGAAGGAGAGAGTCCTGCAGCTGGAGCTTCGAAGCCATTCAAGGTCAATCTTCGCTTTCCTATTGTTAAAACTATTTCTGGGGAACACGTGGTCCAGGTAGATGTTGATCCAAAAGTTCAGGAAGATGTTCAAACAGATCAGGTTTGA
- a CDS encoding PAS domain S-box protein has protein sequence MPTLREDDDSLMDWTPGAVASLRERFDLPFVRADREGLVVEFNDRFGTIYGWDSSLLGETLGMILPEEFRELHHAGFARFQITESSQVVNHPLELATICADGSVIRSEHFIVAEKDSKEGWSFAATLRPLEGPHAC, from the coding sequence ATGCCTACCCTTAGAGAAGATGATGACTCCTTAATGGACTGGACCCCCGGAGCGGTTGCGTCCTTGCGGGAACGTTTCGACCTCCCCTTCGTGCGTGCAGATCGCGAAGGGCTTGTGGTTGAGTTCAATGATCGCTTCGGCACGATCTACGGATGGGATTCGTCTCTCCTTGGGGAGACGCTCGGGATGATCCTTCCGGAGGAGTTCCGTGAACTTCACCATGCTGGGTTCGCCCGTTTTCAGATCACCGAGTCGTCGCAGGTGGTGAATCATCCTCTTGAGTTGGCCACAATCTGTGCCGACGGCTCCGTGATTCGCAGTGAGCACTTCATCGTGGCTGAAAAAGATTCGAAAGAAGGCTGGAGTTTTGCGGCCACGTTGAGGCCCTTGGAGGGCCCCCATGCCTGCTGA
- the trmFO gene encoding FADH(2)-oxidizing methylenetetrahydrofolate--tRNA-(uracil(54)-C(5))-methyltransferase TrmFO gives MATPSVVVIGAGLAGTEAAWQVAEAGIDVQLVEMRPIRRSPAHHSSECAELVCSNSFGALSSDRAAGLLQEELRRLGSVVIQMADRHAVPAGGALAVDRGRYSASLTQLLDQHPRVSFERKEQIALPASDQVTVLATGPLTSDALAEDLRRFTGRADCHFFDAASPIVEGDSVDMTKAFRASRYDKGDADYINCPMNREQYLAFRDALLEAEQAELKDFDQANATFFEGCLPIEELARRGEDTMRYGPLKPIGLWDPRWGDVNDRDVRRAKRAYAVVQLRQEDKDGRLWNLVGFQTNLKWGEQKRVLQMIPGLEQAEFVRFGVMHRNTFLEAPALLDATLQFRSRPTLLAAGQITGTEGYAAAVAGGWLAGTNAARLVQGEHPIDLPRTTMVGALTHFISEAPSGKFQPMPPNFGLLPELPERIRDKRARYGAYRDRALADLLLATEKRTPLDVACPA, from the coding sequence TTGGCAACTCCATCCGTTGTGGTGATCGGTGCTGGACTCGCTGGCACGGAAGCAGCGTGGCAAGTGGCTGAAGCCGGCATCGATGTTCAATTGGTGGAGATGCGGCCCATTCGTCGCTCTCCCGCTCATCACAGCTCTGAATGTGCGGAGCTTGTGTGCAGCAACAGCTTTGGAGCCCTCAGTAGTGACAGGGCGGCGGGCCTTCTCCAGGAAGAATTGCGGCGTTTGGGGTCTGTCGTGATTCAGATGGCCGATCGTCATGCAGTTCCCGCGGGAGGGGCTCTTGCCGTTGACCGTGGCCGTTACAGCGCATCGCTGACCCAATTGCTCGATCAGCATCCCCGGGTCTCGTTTGAGCGCAAAGAGCAGATTGCGCTTCCGGCTTCTGACCAGGTCACCGTTCTCGCGACGGGCCCACTCACGAGTGATGCTCTCGCTGAGGATCTGCGCCGCTTCACCGGACGGGCTGACTGTCATTTCTTCGATGCCGCGAGCCCGATCGTTGAAGGTGACAGCGTCGATATGACCAAGGCTTTTCGAGCGAGTCGCTACGACAAAGGCGACGCGGATTACATCAACTGCCCAATGAATCGTGAGCAGTACCTGGCTTTCCGCGATGCCTTGTTGGAGGCAGAACAGGCAGAGCTCAAAGACTTCGATCAAGCGAATGCCACATTCTTCGAAGGATGTTTGCCCATCGAAGAACTGGCCAGGCGCGGTGAAGACACGATGCGTTATGGCCCCCTCAAGCCAATTGGCCTTTGGGATCCGCGTTGGGGTGATGTGAATGACCGGGATGTTCGCCGGGCCAAACGTGCCTATGCGGTGGTGCAGCTCCGTCAGGAAGACAAGGACGGCCGGTTGTGGAACCTTGTGGGCTTTCAGACCAATCTCAAATGGGGGGAGCAGAAACGTGTTTTGCAGATGATTCCTGGCCTTGAACAGGCGGAATTTGTTCGATTCGGCGTGATGCACCGCAACACGTTTCTGGAAGCTCCAGCGTTGCTTGATGCCACCCTGCAGTTCCGCTCAAGGCCCACCTTGTTGGCTGCTGGCCAGATCACCGGTACAGAGGGCTACGCCGCCGCCGTGGCTGGAGGCTGGCTCGCTGGCACCAATGCAGCCCGCCTAGTGCAGGGAGAACACCCCATTGATCTTCCTCGCACCACGATGGTTGGGGCGTTGACGCATTTCATCAGCGAAGCACCGTCCGGAAAATTTCAGCCGATGCCTCCCAATTTCGGGTTGCTGCCTGAACTTCCCGAGCGCATCCGCGACAAGCGCGCCCGCTACGGCGCTTATCGGGACAGGGCGCTAGCCGATCTTCTGCTAGCAACGGAGAAAAGGACCCCTCTGGATGTCGCCTGTCCGGCCTGA
- a CDS encoding photosystem II protein Y — protein sequence MDLRLVLVASPILLALGWAGFNIGRAAVGQLQLMIKRSRV from the coding sequence ATGGACCTCCGGCTCGTCCTCGTGGCATCTCCCATCCTTCTTGCTCTGGGTTGGGCCGGCTTCAACATCGGTCGTGCCGCTGTTGGGCAGCTTCAATTGATGATCAAGCGCAGTCGGGTCTGA
- a CDS encoding response regulator transcription factor, whose product MGDLFKVAIVDDDPRLRKLIVEEMIDEGVNAFPCETGLKLLQLLERESVDLIFLDLMMPEMDGFACLKELKDRSITVPVIVVTALNDETKRLQANDLGVVDYILKPDLFEHLPELLDQHLPGPRVPQK is encoded by the coding sequence ATGGGTGATCTGTTTAAGGTCGCAATCGTTGATGACGATCCACGACTTCGCAAATTAATTGTGGAGGAGATGATCGACGAAGGCGTAAATGCTTTTCCTTGTGAGACAGGTCTTAAGCTTCTTCAATTACTGGAGCGCGAATCAGTTGATTTGATTTTTCTCGATCTAATGATGCCTGAAATGGATGGCTTTGCATGTCTTAAGGAACTTAAAGACCGATCGATCACTGTACCCGTCATTGTAGTAACCGCACTTAACGATGAAACCAAGCGCCTGCAAGCTAACGATCTTGGCGTAGTCGACTACATCCTCAAACCTGATCTGTTTGAACATCTTCCTGAACTTTTGGATCAACATCTACCTGGACCACGTGTTCCCCAGAAATAG
- a CDS encoding pyridoxine 5'-phosphate synthase, protein MASLGVNIDHIANVRQARRTVEPDPVPMALLAELGGADGITVHLREDRRHIQDRDVDLLRQTVRTRLNLEMAATDEMISIALRVQPDMVTLVPERREEVSTEGGLDVSSQRADLSIKISSLQDAGIPVSLFVDPEKGQLQACRDCKARWVELHTGTYAESKWTDQPAELARLIEATALARSFGLRVNAGHGLTYQNVEPVACIDGMEELNIGHSIVARSLAVGLQQAVREMRSLVQNPRREPLFGSYPG, encoded by the coding sequence GTGGCCAGCCTCGGGGTCAACATTGATCACATCGCCAACGTGCGCCAGGCACGGAGAACGGTGGAACCCGATCCTGTGCCGATGGCTCTTCTGGCAGAGCTCGGCGGCGCTGATGGCATCACCGTTCACCTTCGTGAGGACCGTCGCCACATTCAGGACAGGGATGTGGATCTGTTGCGTCAGACGGTGCGGACCCGCCTGAATCTTGAGATGGCAGCAACCGATGAAATGATCTCCATCGCGCTTCGGGTGCAACCCGATATGGTCACTCTTGTGCCGGAACGACGTGAAGAGGTTTCGACCGAGGGCGGACTCGACGTGAGCAGCCAACGCGCTGACCTCAGCATCAAGATCAGCTCTCTGCAGGACGCTGGGATTCCAGTCAGCCTTTTTGTGGACCCAGAAAAGGGTCAACTGCAGGCTTGCCGTGATTGCAAGGCCCGTTGGGTTGAGTTGCATACCGGCACCTATGCCGAATCAAAATGGACCGATCAACCAGCAGAACTGGCTCGGCTGATTGAAGCGACAGCCTTGGCTCGCTCGTTTGGCCTGAGAGTGAATGCGGGGCATGGCCTCACGTATCAAAACGTTGAACCGGTTGCTTGCATCGACGGGATGGAAGAGCTGAATATCGGTCATTCGATCGTGGCCAGGTCTCTTGCTGTGGGGCTGCAGCAGGCCGTCCGGGAGATGAGGTCCTTGGTTCAGAATCCTCGTCGGGAACCTCTGTTCGGAAGCTATCCAGGATGA